AAATCCCAAATAGCCAGTTTCTCTTCAGTGAGGCAATAGGTGTTTTTCTGTTTGAGCATTGGATGGTGTGGCTGATTGACAAGTAGAGGCCATGACCCATAAAAAGCACACTCTCTAGCTGTAAAGAATTAGTGTGTAGTGGTGCATACCATGAGAGGTTTGGGGGGAACACGCTTCCCTCCAGCTTTTCTCACTGAATGGAAAGACAAGAAAcccagtctttttattttttctttctttttttacatctttatttactattatttgaaaggcagagacagaagaaggacacaaagatcttccatcctctggctcactccccaactgcccacagcagccagggctggactgggctgaagccgggagctgggaactcaatccatgtcttgcgtgggtagcagggaccctagtacttgattcatcattgctgcctcccaaggtgagcGTTTACAGCAAGtgggaatcagaagcggagcaggactcaaacccaagcactgacGGATGCAGGTGCTATAACCCCTTCACGAAAACCCAAGAAATTCAGTCTTCACTGATTATCTCCTGCTTCTCCCAATTTCCCAATAGGAGTATAGCTAAATTATAGAAAGTTAAATGTCAACTTGTTGACTCTATAAGAAGAACATAATTTTTGTTTCCCAACAGCTAAGTGTCAGAATCTTGAGTTTACCATAATGTATAAAATTATCATGGTTTTTCAGTTCCTAGGAATAAGAAGtaataataaatgtgaattcaGCCTGCTGGCTCTGGATAGTATTAGGATACACAAAACAGCTAGTTGAATGAAAAATACCTTGAGTCCaggtgtttgcttttatttttatttgcatttttaaaagttttatttatttatttgaaaggcagagttacagagaggcagaggtgtagagagagtcttccatccactggttcactccccaaatggctgcaacagtgaaaGCTgggccgaaccgaagccaggagccaggagccaggagccaggagccaggagcctctgagtctcccacttgggtgcaggggcctaaggacttgagccatcttctactactttcccaggccgtaacagagagctggatcagaagtggagcagctggaaacttgaaccagcgcccataggggatgctgccAGTgtaaatggcagctttacccgctatgccacaggccccaatttgcatttattttaattatttaagaagacttacttatttgaaagatgtcaatgaacagccaggtgaaacactACATATCACTAGTGTGAGGTCTGCAAGGGTCTTAAGTGCAGAAGCTTCCGTCCTTGTGAAGTTGGGGAACCCCATTCTAACAAATGAGCATTTATTCACCAACTCATAATGCTCTCTGATACCCGCAAGTTAGGGAGTTTTATGGAAGCTTTGTCATGTAAGCATGActaattactttatttaaaatgatctctttatatctatctacctatctatctattcttctatttgaaagcagagttaccaaGATCGAttgcttccatcttctgttttacttcccaaatggctgaaatagccagggctgggccaggccaaagtcaggagccaggaactccatctatgtctcccacataggcggcaggaacccaagtactttggccattacctgctgcctcccaggctcattaacaggaagctggatgggaagtgagggaatcaggactcaaactggcactcagatttgggatttggggtcccaagCAGAAGTTAAACCACAATGCCTGCCAACATATAATCACGATAAACTCTATCTCCAGCTCTTTAACCCTCTCTGGAGGATGAAGGATGGAGCTGAATATTCCAAGATCTGATCATGACCTTGTCGTTTTGGAGACTAGCCCTCAACTTCAAGCTATCCAGGAGCCCACCTAGTCACTGCAGTAGAATAAAAGATTCTACCACCCCAGAAATTCCAAGGGATTTAGGAGCTCTGTGtcagaaattggaagcagagaccaAGCATATATTACTTATTATTTTACACTGCAGAATACATAGAattcatagttgttttttttttaaagcaaaaacaaacaaacaaacaaaaaaccaactatAGTTAGCTAACTGGAACTGGGGAGAAAATTCTTAACCTACTCTTTCCAGCTATGGTGATGTCACTGTGAAGTTGCCTAAACTGTTGGATTTTTTTCTAGGTTTGAAGACAATAAAGGGAAGTTGCCACAATTTTTGTACTGTTGTTTCTAAAGATGTCACTTACAAGGAGCTAAAAAGCTTGCTAAATTCCAAAAACATTATGTTAATTGATGTTAGAGAGACATGGGAAATTCGTGAGTATGGAAAAATCCCTGGGTCTGTCAATATACCACGTAAGTGACATATATCTTAAGcttattaacaaatatttattttcaataatttactggatttaaaatttgttgaaattcttaatattttctttcagtggATGAGGTAGGTGAAGCTCTTCAGATGAACCCAAGAGACTTCAAAGAGAAGTACAATGAAGTAAAGCCATCCAAATCTGACAATCTAGTGTTTTCTTGTTTAGCTGGAGTAAGAAGCAAGAAGGCTCTGGACACAGCAATATCTTTGGGCTTTAACAGGTGTGTAGAAGAAGGGAAAAATGGATTCAAGAAAGGGTATTTTAATGTTTCATATATTCATTTAAGTAGACATTGTTACTACTCTATTCAGGAATTTTTATTAATTACTGCTAGTAAAGACATTATAATAAGACTAAGAGGTTCTATATTTTttatctctcgctctctttctctctatatataatttatttgaaattcagttacagagagagcacgcgcttccatctgctggttcattccccagatggccgcaacagctgacgctgggccagactgaatctgGGAActcctgggcttcccatgtgtgtagtaggggcccaaggtcttgggccatcttctgctgcttttctcaggacattagcagggagctggactggaagtgggacaGGGGgattcaaactagtgcccatctgagatgccagcattgtaagcagcagctttacctgcgatgccacagcgccggccccaacagcaCAGTCTTTTCATAGGCTTAGAGTCTAAGTAGCATGGTGAATGGCTACTGCATTATCTCTAAAGTTCCTACCAACCAAGGAGGGGATCTGGCGCAGGGTGAggttgccacctgggatgcctgcatcccgtatcagagcccttggttcaagtcctggctcctacaCATCctatccaccttcttgctaatacacactctgaggcagcagatgatagctcaaatagttgggttcctgccacttaggtgggagacctggatgcagttccaggtgCCAGgtatttgtctctatgcctttcaaataaaatgaaaataaaattaaaagttcctgTCAGTTTTGTTACTATACATCAGGAGAAAATGTTTACATAATTATTTGATTGTTTTCAGTGCTCAACATTATGCTGGAGGATGGAAGGAATGGGAATCCTATGAATTTacaaagaaacaaggaaactGAATTTTGGAACACCATTTGTATGCATGCAGCCTAGGATAGtggaatgaacaaaataaaaatctagtCTTGGCACCAGTGGTTAATGGTAAGGGAGTTTTGTGTAAATCAATTACTTTTTGAACCTTTTCTTCAAGTGTGAATTGAGAATGCCACTCCCCCTGCTTACTTTCAAAGGCCATTGAGGACTGTAATTTGCCATGGATACATAAGGATTGGGTTCCAGGAATTGATTATTAAGTTGTTCATTTAATTCAAGAGTAGTCCAAAAGACCAAGATACTTGTATTACATAATCACATGTGATAATACGTGTTAATGTAATTTCTATTCCTCAAAGATGATACGAACTAGAATAATAGATTAACAGTCTTcatcttaaaaattcaaaaatctaGGACCCAGACATCCAAGGACTTGTGGCAGTGTTGAGACCAGCAAGGTCATGATATAACTTGCAATTTAAAAAACTAGAACGAGTATGAAGATAGAAATGAGAATAGTGGTTGCTTCTGTGAAGGGAAGATTAACTGGTAAAAGCAAGGAAGAAACTTTCTAGGGTGACAGAAATGTTCCATACCTTGGATGAAGTGCCGTTAAATTAATCAATAGGggattacttcaaaaagtttgtgggaaaacaaaattaaaaataagcttattttggtgcaaaaattgttttaaatccatgtttttgaaaaaaaaaattaaaatgtattttccaatGGGCTTACTGAAGTCCCTTCATACATTTGTGAAAACTCATTTAAGTGAACagaaaaatgtatgttttctGTAAGTAATCATACCTCAGTAAAAAATAGTGAAaacagatgctggcattgtggccgggtggattaagccactgcttgagacgatggcatcacatatgggtgccagttcatatcctggctactccacttccaatccagctcctgatgCCTCTagaaaggcaggagaggatggctaGAGTGCTTgaagccctgccacccccatgggagacctggatgaagctcctggctccaggctctggcagatggaagatctctctctctcttactcttatCTTTCCagtaaacaataaatcttttaaaactgaaaatagagaTCTAAATGTAAATGACTCTTACTAgcatgcatatataaatatacatattcctTTTTAATGTTAAGTCCTACAATTGTTAGTGTTCAATAaacttgtgttttcttttaaatatttattcatttgaaaggcagaattacagagagagatatcttccatctgctggtttaatccccaaatgaccaggctaatctgaagccagaagccagtaacttTTTCCATGTCTTCACGTGGGTacggggcccaaatacttgggccatcttctgctgctttcccaggcacattagcagggagctggatcagaagtagagcagctgggactcaaaccatcacccatacttgctacgccacagtgccagcccatgtaGTCATTCAGATTATTTAAGGCCTAGCAGTAACTATGAGCAATTGGTTTGTCCTAAGTGAGATGGGAAGCCATTGGAGAATCTGGAGTATTATCACCTTGaacttatatttctttaaaacaaatttatgttatttgaaaggcacagttacagagaggcagaggcagaggaagacagaggtcttccattgctggttttctccccaaatgcctgcaacagccagagctgagctgatccaaagccaggagccaggagtttcttccggatctcccatgtgggtgcaggggcccaagcacttgggccatcttctgctgctttcccaaaccatagcagagagctggatcagaagtggagcagccaggactcaaactggtgaccatataggatgctggcactgcaggtggcagctttacctgctatgccacagcgacagTCCCTTGCACTTATATACTTATGTTTCTGAGATTATCATTCCAGTTTCTTGTAGACCAACTCTATAAGAATTACAAAAGgggcccacttctgatccagctccctcctaatgtgcctgggaaagcagtagatggcccaagtgcttgggtccctgcactcatgtgtaagacccagaaggaagctcctggctccaggcttcagatcagctcagctctgacagttgcagccatttagggagtgaaccagtggatagaagacctttctctctctctaactttcaaataaaaataataataaaaaaaaagaattagaaaagctggaaaatacacacacattctaCTGCCAAATATGATTCCtcttttgataattttttcaaccattaaaaaaatacagcaaacaTCTTAACTCAAGACCAGgctaagctggcgccgtggctcaataggctaatcctccgcctgcagtatcggcacactgggttctagtcctggtcgggatgccagattctgtcccggttgcccctcttccaggccagctctctgctgtggcccgggaggatggcccaaatccttgggccctgcacctgcatgggagaccaggataagcacctggctcctgcctttggatcagtgcagtgcgccggctgcagcgcaccggccacggtggccattggagggtgaaccaacggcaaaggaagacctttctctctctctctcactgtccactctgcctgtccaaaaaaaaaaaaaaaagaccaggctAAAGCAGATAGGAAGCTAGATTTGGCCTGTGGGACAGTTTGTAGCTCTGAGTAACAGCCACCAGTTATCCCTACAACTTTTTATATACAATGCCAAAACTTAATAGCATAGCAATAAATAAGACCTCATGACTGAAAAATAACAGtaacaaaaatagaaacagatcTACAAAAGAGCTACATATTAGTATCTTCAGacagattttataaaataactgTGATTAATAAGTTCAGTAACTTAGATGACAAAATGGAACAGGCATCAGAgcaatggaaaaatataaaaaagtatcaaatggaaattctagaacttaaaaataaaacaatcaaaatTCAATCCCTAACAGATAGTAGATGGGCTTAATGGTAAATTAGACAGTGTTGATGACAAGACTAGTGAAAATGAGAACCCTAAAGGTACCTGTAATAACATGAATTAATCTTACAATGTcgataaaaaagacaaatatggatATATATGTACTGTATAATATAGttttaaaacatacaaaataatatTTAGGTATATGGACATGTACAGAGTAAGtacaaataaattatgaaaataataaataaggccggcgccgcggctcaataggttaatcctccaccatgcggcaccggcacaccaggttctagtcccggtcagggcgccggattctgttccggttgcccctcttccaggccagctctctgctgtggcccgggagtgcagtggaggatggcccaagtgcttgggccctgcaccccatgggagac
The sequence above is drawn from the Lepus europaeus isolate LE1 chromosome 3, mLepTim1.pri, whole genome shotgun sequence genome and encodes:
- the TSTD3 gene encoding thiosulfate sulfurtransferase/rhodanese-like domain-containing protein 3; protein product: MVLPRLLLATPRRAVLESVEAALCGLKTIKGSCHNFCTVVSKDVTYKELKSLLNSKNIMLIDVRETWEIREYGKIPGSVNIPLDEVGEALQMNPRDFKEKYNEVKPSKSDNLVFSCLAGVRSKKALDTAISLGFNSAQHYAGGWKEWESYEFTKKQGN